Within the Magnetospirillum sp. ME-1 genome, the region CGTTGTGGTCGCCGTGGTGCTGCTCGGCTCGGCGGGATTCGCCTTCCTGCGCGGCTTCGTGCAGGAGGTGCTGTCCATCACCTCGTGGGTGGGCGCGGTGTTCGCCGCCCTCTACGGCTTTCCCCACGCCCAGCCGTTCTTCCGCGCCCAGATCGGCAGCGCCCTGGTGGCCGACGTCGCCGCCGGCGCCACCTTGTTCCTGGTCACCCTGCTGGCGCTCTCGCTGCTGACCAAGCGGGTGTCGGACACGGTGCGGAAAAGCGCCCTCAACTCGGTGGATTCGTCGCTGGGCTTCGTGTTCGGACTGGCGCGCGGCGCCGTGCTGGTGTCGCTGGCCTACATGTCGGCGGCCTGGCTGT harbors:
- a CDS encoding CvpA family protein; amino-acid sequence: MGNLNITAVDVVVAVVLLGSAGFAFLRGFVQEVLSITSWVGAVFAALYGFPHAQPFFRAQIGSALVADVAAGATLFLVTLLALSLLTKRVSDTVRKSALNSVDSSLGFVFGLARGAVLVSLAYMSAAWLFDGPEQQPDWLAQSRSRPWLMRGADMLQNLAPAGLGKAEGKTREASAEARQMMEAEKTFQKFVSPQPAAPSARPAPDAKGKADSKAKSDQSYDSESRTQMERLIRSNQ